In Methylomagnum ishizawai, one DNA window encodes the following:
- a CDS encoding aspartate kinase: MALYVHKYGGTSVGTVERIKHVADNVIQARQRGEDVVVVVSAMSGETNRLVALAHEAQERPNIREMDVLLSTGEQVTIALLSMALQQKGCEARSYTGAQVRILTDRAHTKARIEDIDTERMRADLAQGRVVVVAGFQGVTADGDITTLGRGGSDTTAVALAAALKADECLIYTDVDGVYTTDPRIEPKARRLERITFEEMLEMASQGSKVLQIRSVEFAGKYNVPLRVLSSFKEGSGTLISYEEASGVEKPLISGIAFNRDEAKLTILGVPDRPGIAYKILGPIAQANIEVDMIVQNVGEDGSTDFTFTVHRNEYKRALEILQNICADLGAREAAGDTAIVKVSLVGVGMRSHAGIAAQMFEALAGEGINIQMISTSEIKISVVLNEKYLELAVRSLHEAFHLDQAAAAA; encoded by the coding sequence ATGGCTCTTTACGTACACAAATATGGCGGCACCTCGGTGGGCACGGTCGAGCGCATCAAGCATGTGGCCGACAATGTCATCCAGGCCCGCCAGCGCGGCGAGGATGTGGTGGTGGTGGTGTCCGCGATGAGCGGCGAGACCAACCGCTTGGTCGCCCTGGCCCACGAGGCCCAGGAGCGTCCGAACATCCGCGAAATGGATGTGCTGCTGTCCACCGGCGAGCAAGTCACGATTGCCCTGTTGAGCATGGCTTTGCAGCAGAAGGGCTGCGAAGCCCGTTCCTATACCGGTGCCCAGGTCCGCATCCTGACCGACCGCGCCCACACCAAGGCCCGCATCGAGGATATCGACACCGAGCGGATGCGTGCCGACTTGGCACAGGGTAGGGTGGTGGTGGTGGCCGGGTTCCAGGGCGTCACTGCGGATGGTGATATCACGACTTTGGGCCGGGGCGGTTCCGACACCACGGCGGTGGCCCTGGCGGCGGCGCTCAAGGCCGATGAATGCCTGATCTATACCGATGTGGACGGCGTCTACACCACCGATCCCCGTATCGAACCCAAGGCGCGGCGGCTGGAGCGCATCACTTTCGAGGAAATGCTGGAAATGGCCAGCCAAGGCTCGAAAGTATTGCAAATCCGCTCGGTGGAATTCGCGGGCAAATACAATGTTCCCTTGCGGGTGCTTTCCAGTTTTAAGGAAGGGTCCGGTACGTTGATCAGCTACGAGGAGGCAAGCGGCGTGGAAAAACCATTGATTTCGGGAATCGCGTTCAACCGCGACGAGGCCAAACTCACCATCCTGGGCGTGCCGGACAGGCCGGGCATCGCCTACAAGATTCTCGGTCCCATCGCCCAAGCCAATATCGAAGTGGACATGATCGTCCAGAATGTCGGCGAGGATGGCAGCACCGATTTCACCTTCACCGTGCATCGCAACGAATATAAGCGGGCGCTGGAAATCTTACAAAACATCTGCGCGGACCTGGGGGCCAGGGAAGCCGCCGGGGATACCGCCATCGTCAAGGTTTCCCTGGTCGGCGTCGGGATGCGTTCCCATGCCGGTATCGCCGCCCAGATGTTCGAGGCACTCGCGGGCGAAGGTATCAATATCCAGATGATTTCGACTTCCGAGATCAAGATTTCTGTGGTCCTGAACGAGAAATATCTGGAATTGGCTGTCAGGAGCCTGCACGAAGCTTTCCATCTCGATCAAGCCGCCGCAGCCGCCTAG
- a CDS encoding TrkH family potassium uptake protein, which yields MTRLLSLARVFGLMLMVFSITYLLPILTSLLFGDGTAGLFVADMCFTLGAGALLWFATRRFVRDLKAKDGFLLVVLAWTGMAAFATIPLVSYLESLSFTDAYFETMSGLTTTGATTLSGLDQLPPAINLWRHELNWLGGMGIIVLAVAILPVLGVGGRQLFMAETPGPMKDSKLTPRITETAKNLWLVYGTITALCILALKAAGMSWLDAVCHAFATMGLGGFSTHDASVGYFNSPAIEGILIVFMLLAGMNFATHFQALRSKSLEPYRQDIEAMPYLVLMIGSCLGIALYLWLQGTYASYWSALRHASFNLVSIATDCGFSSTDFNQWPIFAPLWMLFLSCICSCTGSTGGGIKMMRTMILVKQSELQMFLLTHPTSVNPLKLGTLVVPSNIMLSVLGFIFVYFMSIVILTLLLVMSGLDFVSAFSAILACINNAGPGLGQVGPATNYGSLTDFQVWTCTLAMFLGRIEVFTALILLTPAYWRK from the coding sequence ATGACTAGGCTCCTGTCGCTCGCCAGGGTATTCGGCCTGATGCTGATGGTATTCAGCATCACCTACCTCCTGCCCATCCTGACTTCGCTGTTGTTCGGCGATGGCACGGCGGGGCTGTTCGTGGCGGACATGTGCTTCACGCTCGGGGCCGGCGCCTTGCTCTGGTTCGCCACCCGGCGTTTCGTCCGCGACCTGAAGGCCAAGGACGGTTTCCTGCTGGTGGTCCTGGCCTGGACCGGGATGGCGGCGTTCGCCACCATTCCGCTGGTGTCCTATTTGGAAAGCCTGTCGTTCACCGACGCCTATTTCGAGACCATGTCCGGGCTGACCACCACCGGGGCGACGACCCTGTCCGGCCTGGACCAACTACCGCCCGCCATCAACCTCTGGCGGCACGAACTCAATTGGCTGGGCGGCATGGGCATCATCGTGCTGGCGGTGGCGATCCTGCCGGTGCTGGGCGTGGGCGGACGCCAGTTGTTCATGGCCGAAACCCCCGGCCCCATGAAGGATAGCAAGCTGACGCCGCGCATCACCGAAACCGCCAAGAACCTCTGGCTGGTCTACGGCACCATCACGGCGCTGTGCATCCTGGCCTTGAAGGCGGCGGGGATGAGCTGGCTGGACGCGGTCTGCCACGCCTTCGCCACCATGGGGCTGGGCGGATTCTCCACCCACGACGCCAGCGTGGGCTATTTCAATTCACCCGCCATCGAGGGCATCCTGATCGTGTTCATGCTGCTGGCCGGGATGAATTTCGCCACCCATTTCCAGGCGCTGCGGAGCAAGAGCCTCGAACCCTACCGCCAGGATATCGAGGCCATGCCCTATCTGGTGTTGATGATCGGCAGTTGCCTCGGTATCGCGTTGTATCTCTGGCTGCAAGGCACCTATGCCAGCTATTGGAGCGCCCTGCGCCATGCCAGCTTCAACCTGGTGTCCATCGCCACCGATTGCGGTTTCAGCAGCACCGATTTCAACCAATGGCCGATCTTCGCACCGTTGTGGATGCTGTTCCTGAGCTGTATTTGCTCCTGCACCGGCTCGACCGGCGGCGGCATCAAGATGATGCGCACCATGATCCTGGTCAAGCAGAGTGAATTGCAGATGTTCCTGTTGACCCATCCCACCTCGGTCAATCCCTTGAAGCTTGGCACCCTGGTGGTTCCCTCCAACATCATGCTCTCGGTGCTGGGCTTCATCTTCGTCTACTTCATGAGCATCGTCATCCTGACCTTGCTGCTGGTGATGAGCGGACTGGATTTCGTGTCGGCGTTCTCGGCCATCCTGGCCTGCATCAACAACGCGGGGCCGGGGCTGGGACAGGTGGGACCGGCCACCAACTATGGTAGCCTGACCGATTTCCAGGTATGGACGTGTACCTTGGCGATGTTCCTGGGACGGATCGAGGTGTTCACGGCGCTGATTTTGCTCACGCCGGCCTATTGGCGGAAATAA
- the thpR gene encoding RNA 2',3'-cyclic phosphodiesterase → MPAENNAASARLFLALWPDAKTRAALWVARDLVARTLAGQWVKPDNLHITLAFLGDVAQARWPDLVRVADGVKTPAFSLTLDRAEFWPRNGIVCLGASQTPQPLLDLAQGLAQGLGRAGFALDDRPYQPHLTLARQGHSDRKAWALPEPVVWQVAAFSLVESRLGRAGSAYTPRQAWRLENVEAIPGPGSVG, encoded by the coding sequence ATGCCTGCGGAGAATAACGCCGCATCGGCCCGGTTGTTCCTGGCGCTGTGGCCGGATGCAAAGACGCGGGCCGCGTTGTGGGTCGCCCGCGATCTGGTCGCCCGGACCCTGGCCGGACAGTGGGTGAAACCCGACAATTTGCACATCACGCTGGCGTTTTTGGGCGATGTCGCCCAGGCGCGTTGGCCCGATCTTGTCCGGGTCGCCGATGGAGTCAAGACGCCGGCCTTCAGCTTGACCTTGGACCGGGCCGAATTCTGGCCGCGCAATGGCATTGTCTGCCTGGGCGCGTCCCAAACGCCCCAGCCGCTGTTGGATTTGGCCCAAGGTTTGGCCCAGGGGTTGGGGCGGGCGGGTTTCGCCTTGGACGACCGGCCTTACCAGCCCCATCTGACCCTGGCCCGTCAAGGCCATTCCGACCGGAAAGCCTGGGCCTTGCCTGAACCTGTGGTTTGGCAGGTCGCCGCTTTCAGCCTGGTCGAATCGCGCCTGGGCCGCGCAGGCTCCGCGTATACGCCGCGTCAAGCCTGGCGCCTGGAAAATGTCGAGGCTATTCCGGGGCCGGGGTCTGTGGGATAA
- a CDS encoding regulatory protein RecX: MLAACLRYLSRREYGRAELRQKLLSRGYPESLVDEVVADAVRDGLQSDARFAESFVRGRVGKGYGSARIQRELRQRGIGDAPDLKEWDWEAQIDKVYRKKYGDTLPDGLPERASRERFLLGRGFGHDDIRQLFRRLARRGLAQPDD; this comes from the coding sequence GTGCTGGCCGCTTGCCTCCGTTATCTCTCCCGCCGTGAATACGGTCGCGCCGAACTGCGGCAAAAGCTCTTGTCGCGAGGTTACCCGGAATCCCTGGTCGATGAGGTCGTCGCCGACGCCGTGCGCGACGGGCTACAGAGCGATGCGCGTTTCGCCGAATCGTTCGTGCGCGGCAGGGTCGGCAAGGGCTATGGTTCGGCGCGGATCCAGCGGGAACTCAGGCAACGCGGCATCGGGGACGCGCCCGATCTCAAGGAATGGGATTGGGAGGCGCAGATCGACAAGGTTTACCGCAAGAAATACGGCGACACCCTGCCGGACGGTTTGCCGGAACGGGCATCGCGGGAACGTTTTTTGCTTGGCAGGGGCTTCGGGCACGACGACATCCGCCAATTATTCCGGCGCTTGGCGCGGCGCGGACTAGCACAACCAGACGATTGA
- a CDS encoding ATP-binding cassette domain-containing protein codes for MINFKAVALRRGQRLLFENASFTIHKGEKVGITGANGAGKSSLFGLLLDTLHPETGEFSMPPGLEIAHVAQETPASASTALDYVMDGDRELRQIEAELRQAEAANDGVALAHAHGRFEAVGGYDAPARAAKLLNGLGFAPGDERRAVSEFSGGWRMRLNVAQALMCRSDVLLLDEPTNHLDLDAVIWLQDWLSVYPGTLLLISHDRDFLDDLTDHILHIEHQGLTLYTGNYSAFETRRAEILAQQQASYDRQQREIAHVRSFVDRFRAQATKARQVQSRLKALSRMELIAQAQVDSPFEFAFLPPEKLPSPLLKLDDAAGGYGDKTIFSGAKLTVNPGDRIGLLGPNGAGKSTLVKLLAGELPLLAGQRLAAQDLRIGYFAQHQLEQLRPEHSALWHLQKLDPKATEKDLRNFLGGFGFRGDQALDPIAPFSGGEKSRLALALLIYQRPNLLLLDEPTNHLDLNARDALSLALQDYQGALIVVSHDRYLLRTVADDFWLVADGVMDVFSGDLDDYRLWLSARRNARDSDSAKPAAPSRKDQRKSDADRRKALRPLRLALEKAEAAMEKFAAQKQALETRLADPELYLAEAKARLQAVLLEKAGVEKSLEEAEGAWLEAGEALEAAEAEGMES; via the coding sequence ATGATCAATTTCAAGGCCGTGGCGTTGCGGCGTGGACAGCGCCTGTTGTTCGAGAATGCCTCGTTCACTATCCACAAGGGCGAGAAGGTCGGCATCACCGGGGCCAACGGCGCGGGCAAGTCCAGCCTATTCGGTCTGTTGCTGGACACGCTGCATCCCGAAACCGGCGAGTTTTCCATGCCGCCCGGCCTGGAAATCGCCCATGTAGCCCAGGAAACCCCGGCCAGTGCCAGCACGGCGCTGGATTACGTCATGGACGGCGACCGCGAACTGCGCCAGATCGAGGCCGAACTCCGGCAGGCGGAAGCCGCCAACGATGGCGTGGCCCTGGCTCATGCCCATGGCCGTTTCGAGGCGGTGGGCGGCTACGACGCCCCGGCTCGCGCCGCCAAGCTGTTGAACGGACTCGGGTTCGCGCCGGGCGACGAGCGGCGGGCGGTGTCGGAATTCTCCGGCGGTTGGCGGATGCGGTTGAATGTGGCGCAAGCCCTGATGTGCCGTTCCGACGTGTTGCTGCTGGACGAACCCACCAACCATCTCGATCTCGACGCCGTCATCTGGCTCCAGGATTGGCTGTCGGTCTATCCCGGCACCTTGCTCCTGATTTCGCACGACCGCGATTTCCTCGACGACCTCACCGACCACATCCTCCATATCGAGCATCAAGGCTTGACGCTCTACACCGGCAATTATTCGGCGTTCGAGACCCGCCGCGCCGAAATCCTGGCCCAGCAACAAGCCTCCTACGACCGCCAACAGCGCGAAATCGCCCATGTGCGTTCTTTCGTGGACCGCTTCCGCGCCCAGGCCACCAAGGCCCGGCAGGTGCAAAGCCGGTTGAAGGCGCTGTCCCGCATGGAATTGATCGCCCAGGCCCAGGTCGATTCGCCGTTCGAGTTCGCCTTCCTGCCGCCGGAAAAACTGCCGTCCCCGCTGCTCAAGCTAGACGATGCCGCCGGTGGTTATGGCGACAAGACTATTTTCAGCGGTGCCAAGCTCACGGTGAATCCGGGCGACCGTATCGGTCTTTTGGGTCCGAACGGCGCGGGTAAATCCACCCTGGTCAAACTGTTGGCGGGCGAACTGCCCTTGCTGGCGGGCCAGCGGCTGGCAGCGCAGGACCTCAGGATCGGCTATTTCGCCCAGCACCAACTCGAACAACTGCGGCCCGAGCACAGCGCCCTTTGGCATCTGCAAAAGCTCGATCCCAAGGCCACCGAGAAGGATTTACGCAACTTCCTAGGCGGTTTCGGCTTCCGGGGCGACCAAGCCCTCGACCCCATCGCGCCGTTCTCGGGCGGCGAAAAATCCCGGCTGGCCCTGGCTTTGTTGATCTACCAGCGGCCCAATCTGCTCCTGCTCGACGAACCCACCAACCATCTCGACCTCAATGCCCGCGACGCCCTGAGCCTGGCGCTACAGGATTACCAGGGCGCTTTGATCGTGGTCTCGCACGACCGCTATTTGCTACGTACCGTGGCCGATGATTTCTGGCTGGTGGCGGATGGCGTCATGGATGTATTCTCGGGCGATCTGGACGATTACCGGCTGTGGCTGTCCGCCCGCCGCAACGCCCGCGATAGCGATAGCGCCAAACCTGCCGCGCCCTCGCGCAAGGACCAGCGCAAATCCGACGCCGACCGTCGCAAGGCGCTGCGGCCTTTGCGCCTCGCCTTGGAAAAGGCCGAAGCGGCCATGGAAAAATTCGCCGCCCAGAAGCAAGCCTTGGAAACCCGATTGGCCGATCCCGAGCTATATCTGGCCGAGGCCAAGGCCCGCTTGCAAGCCGTGCTGCTGGAAAAGGCGGGCGTCGAGAAATCCCTGGAGGAAGCCGAAGGCGCTTGGCTGGAAGCGGGCGAAGCCTTGGAAGCCGCCGAGGCCGAAGGCATGGAGTCTTGA
- a CDS encoding YbhB/YbcL family Raf kinase inhibitor-like protein, which yields MSLRLSSPAFADQRLIPKRYTCDGQEFSPPLAWSGRPQGTQSFALIVDDPDAPDPKAPKTTWVHWVLYNLPNTVSGLPEGMASPPPGARQGLNDWKRADYGGPCPPVGQHRYFHKLYALDTVLPDLRTPTKAQLEQAMRGHILAEARLIGLYQRSP from the coding sequence ATGTCCCTGCGACTCTCGTCCCCGGCGTTCGCCGACCAACGCCTGATTCCGAAGCGCTACACCTGCGACGGCCAGGAGTTTTCCCCGCCACTGGCCTGGTCCGGCCGGCCCCAAGGCACCCAAAGCTTCGCCTTGATCGTGGACGACCCCGACGCCCCCGATCCCAAAGCGCCCAAAACCACCTGGGTGCATTGGGTGCTGTATAACCTGCCGAACACTGTGTCCGGCTTACCCGAAGGGATGGCTTCCCCGCCGCCCGGTGCCCGCCAGGGGCTCAATGATTGGAAACGCGCCGACTATGGCGGCCCTTGTCCGCCGGTCGGGCAGCACCGCTATTTCCACAAGCTGTACGCCCTCGACACCGTCCTGCCCGACCTCCGCACGCCCACCAAGGCCCAACTCGAACAGGCCATGCGCGGGCATATCCTCGCCGAGGCCCGGTTGATCGGGCTTTACCAACGCAGTCCTTGA
- the alaS gene encoding alanine--tRNA ligase — MTSSELRSLFLNFFQERGHAVVASSPLIPGNDPTLLFTNAGMVQFKDVFLGREERGYVRAASSQRCVRAGGKHNDLENVGYTARHHTFFEMLGNFSFGDYFKRDAIRYAWEFLTGVLGLPPERLWITVYDQDTEAAAIWLNEVGIDPNRFSRIGTKDNFWSMGDTGPCGPCTEIFYDHGAHIAGGPPGSPDEDGDRYIEIWNLVFMQYDRSADGTLTPLPKPSVDTGMGLERIAAVAQGVHSNYEIDLFRTLVQAAAELAGLSNTDNSSLRVLADHIRSCAFLVADGVLPSNEGRGYVLRRIIRRAIRHGYKLGIRDVFFYKLVAPLCAEMGEAYPELVAARATVEQVLRKEEERFAETLDQGMKILETHLKGLSGTVIPGETVFQLYDTYGFPVDLTADIAREHGLTPDLAGFEKAMEAQRERARAASHFAVDYSQDVAVDVHCQFTGYTHLADDARVVALLKGGKSVDQLAAGDEGVVILDKTPFYGESGGQVGDVGILRAGNALFEVTDTQKQAGDVILHLGKVVQGLFALGADCRAEVDGAARNATALNHSATHLLHAALRRILGEHVAQKGSLVDPQRLRFDFSHFEPIQPEQLDAIELLVNEQIRVNSPVRADVMAKDEAMKAGAMALFGEKYGDEVRVLRIGEFSTELCGGIHAGRAGDIGLFKIVGESGVAAGVRRIEALTGAGAFEWVKVSERLVQTVGEKLKAGRDGMVDKVQQLLERNRALEKELDKLKVKLASASGDDLASQAVEIDGIKVLAAKIEDSDPKALRDLVDQLRNKLGSAAVVLGSVKDGKVSLIAGVTKEQTGRIKAGDLVNAVAVQVGGKGGGRPDLAQAGGTDPGKLDEALRGVPEWVRGRLA; from the coding sequence ATGACCAGTTCGGAACTGCGATCCTTATTCCTCAACTTCTTCCAAGAACGCGGCCACGCCGTGGTGGCGTCCAGCCCCTTGATTCCGGGCAACGATCCGACCTTGCTGTTCACCAACGCCGGCATGGTGCAGTTCAAGGATGTGTTCCTCGGGCGGGAAGAGCGTGGCTATGTGCGGGCGGCGTCCTCGCAGCGCTGTGTGCGGGCGGGCGGCAAGCACAACGACCTGGAGAATGTGGGGTATACCGCGCGCCATCACACCTTCTTCGAGATGCTGGGCAATTTCAGCTTCGGCGATTATTTCAAGCGCGACGCCATCCGCTACGCCTGGGAATTCCTGACCGGCGTGTTGGGCTTGCCGCCGGAACGGCTGTGGATCACGGTCTACGACCAGGACACCGAAGCCGCCGCTATCTGGCTGAACGAGGTCGGGATCGACCCGAACCGCTTTTCCCGCATCGGCACCAAGGACAACTTCTGGAGCATGGGCGACACCGGCCCTTGCGGTCCCTGCACTGAAATCTTCTACGACCACGGTGCCCATATCGCGGGCGGTCCGCCCGGCTCCCCCGACGAGGACGGCGACCGCTACATCGAGATTTGGAACCTCGTGTTCATGCAGTACGACCGCTCGGCGGATGGCACCCTGACCCCGCTGCCCAAGCCTTCGGTGGATACCGGCATGGGCTTGGAGCGCATCGCGGCGGTGGCGCAGGGCGTACACAGCAATTACGAAATCGACCTGTTCCGCACCTTGGTCCAAGCCGCCGCCGAATTGGCCGGGCTTTCCAATACCGACAATAGCTCGCTGCGGGTGCTGGCCGACCATATCCGTTCTTGTGCTTTCCTGGTCGCCGATGGCGTGTTGCCGTCCAACGAAGGGCGGGGCTATGTGCTGCGCCGCATTATCCGCCGGGCCATCCGCCATGGCTATAAGCTTGGCATCCGTGATGTTTTCTTCTACAAGCTGGTCGCGCCGTTATGCGCCGAGATGGGCGAAGCCTATCCCGAACTGGTCGCCGCCCGCGCCACGGTCGAGCAGGTGTTGCGCAAGGAGGAAGAGCGCTTCGCCGAGACCCTGGACCAGGGCATGAAGATTCTGGAAACCCATCTCAAAGGCTTGAGCGGCACCGTCATTCCCGGCGAAACCGTGTTCCAGCTTTATGATACCTATGGTTTTCCGGTCGATCTCACCGCCGACATCGCCCGCGAACATGGCCTGACCCCGGATTTGGCCGGTTTTGAAAAAGCCATGGAGGCGCAACGCGAACGCGCCCGTGCCGCCAGCCATTTCGCGGTGGATTATTCGCAGGATGTGGCGGTGGATGTGCATTGCCAATTCACCGGCTATACCCATCTGGCCGACGATGCCCGCGTCGTGGCCTTGCTCAAGGGGGGCAAGTCCGTCGATCAATTGGCGGCGGGCGACGAGGGCGTGGTTATCCTCGATAAGACGCCATTCTATGGCGAATCCGGTGGCCAAGTCGGCGATGTGGGTATCCTCCGCGCCGGGAACGCGCTGTTTGAAGTCACCGATACCCAGAAGCAGGCGGGCGATGTGATCCTGCATCTTGGCAAGGTGGTGCAAGGCTTGTTCGCGCTGGGCGCGGACTGCCGGGCCGAGGTGGATGGCGCGGCCCGCAACGCCACGGCGCTGAACCATTCGGCCACCCATCTCCTGCACGCCGCTTTGCGCCGGATCCTGGGCGAGCATGTGGCGCAGAAGGGTTCCTTGGTCGATCCCCAGCGCCTGCGCTTCGACTTCTCCCATTTCGAACCGATCCAGCCCGAGCAACTCGACGCCATCGAACTTCTGGTGAACGAGCAAATCCGTGTGAATAGCCCCGTCCGTGCCGATGTCATGGCGAAGGACGAAGCCATGAAGGCCGGGGCCATGGCCTTGTTCGGCGAGAAATACGGCGACGAGGTCCGGGTATTGCGGATCGGCGAATTCTCCACCGAGCTTTGTGGTGGCATCCATGCCGGGCGGGCCGGGGACATCGGCCTGTTCAAGATCGTCGGCGAATCCGGCGTGGCGGCGGGCGTCCGCCGTATCGAAGCCCTGACCGGCGCAGGCGCGTTCGAGTGGGTCAAGGTCAGCGAGCGCTTGGTGCAAACGGTTGGCGAAAAACTCAAGGCCGGACGCGATGGCATGGTCGATAAGGTCCAGCAATTGTTGGAACGCAACCGCGCCCTGGAAAAGGAACTGGACAAGCTCAAGGTCAAACTCGCCAGCGCTTCCGGCGACGATCTCGCTTCCCAAGCCGTCGAGATCGACGGCATTAAAGTGCTGGCCGCTAAGATCGAAGACAGCGACCCCAAAGCCCTGCGCGATTTGGTCGATCAACTCAGGAACAAACTCGGCAGCGCCGCCGTGGTGCTGGGCAGCGTCAAAGATGGCAAGGTCAGCTTGATCGCTGGCGTCACCAAGGAGCAAACCGGGCGCATCAAGGCGGGCGATTTGGTCAATGCGGTGGCGGTCCAGGTCGGCGGCAAGGGTGGTGGGCGTCCCGATCTGGCCCAGGCCGGCGGCACCGATCCCGGCAAACTCGATGAAGCTTTGCGCGGCGTGCCCGAATGGGTGCGCGGCCGTTTGGCATGA
- the recA gene encoding recombinase RecA yields the protein MDENKRKALSAALSQIDKQFGKGSVMRLGDMAAMRDIEVISTGSLTLDIALGCGGLPRGRIVEIYGPESSGKTTLTLEVIAQAQKLGGVAAFIDAEHALDPSYAEKIGVNLDDLLISQPDTGEQALEIADMLVRSGGVDVLVVDSVAALTPKAEIEGEMGDSHVGLQARLMSQALRKLTANIKRSNTLVIFINQIRMKIGVMFGSPETTTGGNALKFYASVRLDIRRIGALKSGDEVVGNETRVKVVKNKVAPPFREATFEILYGEGVSREGELIDLGVDHGIVQKSGSWYSYSGERIGQGKDNVRNLLKERPELAESIEAKIREKALATPPAPGPAPADEVEEAEL from the coding sequence ATGGACGAGAACAAGCGGAAAGCCCTGAGCGCGGCGCTCTCCCAAATCGACAAGCAATTCGGCAAAGGTTCGGTTATGCGTCTCGGCGATATGGCCGCGATGCGCGATATCGAGGTGATTTCTACCGGCTCCCTGACCCTTGATATTGCCTTGGGCTGCGGTGGCTTGCCGCGCGGGCGCATCGTCGAAATCTACGGTCCCGAATCCTCCGGCAAAACCACCCTGACCCTGGAAGTGATCGCCCAGGCCCAGAAACTGGGCGGGGTCGCGGCCTTCATCGACGCCGAACACGCCCTGGACCCCAGCTACGCCGAGAAGATCGGCGTCAACCTCGACGACCTCCTGATTTCCCAGCCCGACACCGGCGAACAAGCCTTGGAAATCGCCGATATGCTGGTGCGTTCCGGCGGCGTGGACGTGCTGGTGGTGGACTCGGTGGCGGCTTTGACCCCCAAGGCCGAAATCGAAGGCGAGATGGGCGATTCCCATGTCGGCTTGCAAGCCCGCTTGATGTCGCAGGCTTTACGCAAGCTCACCGCCAATATCAAGCGTTCCAACACCCTGGTCATCTTCATCAACCAAATCCGCATGAAGATCGGCGTGATGTTCGGCAGCCCCGAAACCACCACCGGCGGCAACGCCTTGAAGTTCTACGCTTCGGTGCGCCTCGACATCCGCCGCATCGGCGCCCTCAAGAGCGGCGACGAAGTGGTCGGCAACGAAACCCGCGTGAAAGTGGTCAAGAACAAGGTGGCCCCGCCGTTCCGGGAGGCCACGTTCGAGATTCTCTATGGCGAAGGCGTGTCCCGCGAAGGCGAATTGATCGACCTGGGCGTGGATCATGGCATCGTACAGAAATCCGGTTCCTGGTATAGCTATAGCGGTGAGCGTATCGGCCAGGGCAAGGACAATGTCCGCAACCTGTTGAAGGAACGCCCCGAACTGGCCGAATCCATCGAGGCCAAAATCCGCGAGAAAGCGCTGGCGACCCCGCCCGCGCCGGGTCCGGCCCCCGCCGACGAGGTCGAGGAGGCCGAACTCTGA
- the pncC gene encoding nicotinamide-nucleotide amidase, with product MNDEGLYGLARQVGAALDAAGWMLATAESCTGGGVAACVTDVAGSSAWFDRGFVTYSNEAKIDMLGVDPETLREHGAVSEATVREMVEGAVRLSWANIAVAVSGIAGPGGGSPDKPVGLVWFAWARDGRETVARCERFEGDRRAVRGQAVAVALRGVLDACGE from the coding sequence ATGAACGATGAAGGTTTGTACGGCTTGGCCCGGCAGGTCGGCGCGGCTTTGGACGCGGCGGGCTGGATGTTGGCGACCGCCGAATCCTGCACCGGCGGCGGGGTGGCCGCATGCGTGACCGATGTGGCGGGCAGTTCCGCCTGGTTCGACCGCGGTTTCGTGACCTATAGCAACGAGGCCAAGATCGATATGCTGGGCGTCGATCCCGAAACCCTGCGCGAACATGGCGCGGTCAGCGAGGCTACGGTGCGCGAGATGGTGGAAGGCGCGGTGCGCCTGAGTTGGGCCAATATCGCGGTGGCGGTGAGCGGCATCGCCGGGCCGGGTGGCGGTAGCCCCGACAAGCCGGTGGGGTTGGTCTGGTTCGCCTGGGCGCGCGACGGGCGAGAGACCGTGGCGCGGTGCGAGCGCTTCGAGGGCGACCGCCGGGCGGTGCGCGGACAGGCGGTGGCGGTGGCCTTGCGCGGGGTGTTGGATGCCTGCGGAGAATAA
- a CDS encoding universal stress protein, translating to MNYRHILLGADFSEHGGRVAQRALDLSRRHQAELSVVHVVENLQYMDASYGPIVPFEIDLTGQLVEAARQRLEKLAEDLNIPPERRWVEIGSPKLEITRLAQERGVDLIVVGSHGRHGLALLLGSTASGVLHHAECDVLAVRLRA from the coding sequence ATGAATTACCGACATATCTTGTTAGGGGCCGATTTTTCCGAACATGGCGGGCGGGTCGCCCAACGCGCCCTGGACCTGTCCCGCCGTCATCAGGCCGAGTTGAGCGTGGTCCATGTGGTGGAGAACCTTCAGTACATGGATGCGTCCTACGGACCCATCGTACCCTTTGAAATCGACCTGACCGGGCAACTGGTCGAGGCGGCGCGGCAACGGCTGGAGAAACTGGCCGAGGATTTGAACATCCCGCCCGAACGGCGTTGGGTCGAGATCGGCAGCCCCAAGCTGGAAATCACCCGCCTGGCCCAGGAACGCGGGGTGGATTTGATCGTGGTGGGTTCGCATGGCCGCCACGGCTTGGCGCTGTTGCTGGGTTCGACCGCGTCCGGCGTGCTGCACCATGCCGAATGCGATGTGCTGGCGGTGCGGCTGCGGGCCTGA